GTTAACTCTTACTTTACCGTTATCGTCAACCCAAGGAACTCTGAACATGATTTGTCTTTCAGGTTCAACTATTCTATCTAAAATCCCATTTTCAATGTATTCAGGATGTTTTTCCATTACAGGTACTAAAGAGTTTAATACTTCTTTAACTGCTTGGTGAAATTCATCTTGACCTGGGTTTCTTTGTAATAATTCTTCAAATACTTGTTGTACATATTTGTTAGCGTCCATTAAATAAACCTCCTACAAATTTATTAATTTTAGTATATAATATCATATAATTATTAAAAATAATATATGTTTTATTGAGTTTTAATTAATTTTTTATCCCTTTATTTATTAAATTATTAAATTCATTAAGAAGAAAATTTTTATTTTTCTAAAAAGCATAAAGATTCTGCAAGTTATATATTACAGAATCTTTTAATTTAATAGAATTACTTTATATTACCATTTATAAAGCAATGCAGACATACTATATCCACCTGCTACAGAACAAAAAATACATATGTCCCCTTCTTTAAATGGTCCTTCTTGTAATTTATCGTCTAAAGCCATTATAGGACTAGTTGGTCCAGTATATCCATATTTATTTGCTATAAAAATAGCTTTATCTAAATCAACATGTAACTTTCTCATTGTAGTCTCTAATTCTTCTCTTGAAAATTGAGACATGAAATAATGTTCAACATCTGTTGGTTTTAAGCCATTGTCTTTTAATAACTTTTTTATTAATATAGTCCAATTTTTTGAAAGAAAGTCTACAGAAAAAGGTTTCCATGACATTTTTCTTTCATATTCACTTATTCCTTCTTTAGGAATATTTGATAATCCACATGCAGGAAATCTTATATTTTCATTGTAACTGTCATCTGTGAATGCTCTTGATCCTAAAAATCCACATTCTCTCTCTTCTTCTCTCGATTCAAGTATAATAGCTGAAGCCCCATCTCCAATTGTAGAATACACAACTATATCATCTTCTCGAGCAAACGGGCTTATAAGTAAAGACCCTACTACTAATACTCTTTTATAATTTTTATCAGTCTTTAAAAATTTAGTTCCTATATCTATTGCATGTAACATTCCTATACAATCACAGTTAACATCGAAAACAGCCTTAGCTCTATGAGCATTTAATCTATTTCTAATTATAAGTGCACAACAAGGTGTTAAATATTCAGGAGTATCACTAGCAGATATTATCATATCTATATCCTCTGAAGATAAATTAGCTTTTTTTAAGGCTTCTTCTGCAGCTTTAACAGACATTGTTATGGCGTTTTCATTTTCTTCAGCTAAAGTTAACTTTTCTCTTCCAAGTTTATCCATAAGACCTTTTGCCTTATTTTCAATATCAAAATTTTTAAAATGTTCAACAAAATATTCATTTTTCAAAATTCTTTTTGGATGATAGCTTCCAACCCCTACTATATGTACGTTATTAAACATGTCTTCATCTCCTAATCAAATTAAATATAATTATTGTCACGAGTACAATGATTATATAAATAAAAATTTCCATGATTTATATATTATATATTTTTCTTATATATAATTCAACAATATTGGAATTATATAACACCTACTTGTCTTCTTTCAATATTTCTTCAACCTTTTCTTTTAAATGATAGTGTATCTTTTTTGATTCTATTTTACTCATTGACTCAATGTAAATTTTAAATAAAGGTTCACTACTATCTGGAAGAATAAGTATCCAATAGTCTTTATACTTGATTTTTATTCCCTCTACAATGTCCATAACATTACTCTTAGTTTTTTCAACTAATTTTCTCATTACTTCTGCTTTTTTATTCCAAGGACAATATATTTGTTTTTTATGATTATAATATTTAGGTAATACTTTTATAATCTTTGACAATTTTATTTTGTATATAGCCATTAAATTTAGTGTGAAAATTATTGTTGCCATGGCATCTAATGTAAGTAAATATTCATTTATTACTTCTAATATAGAAAGATCTTTTTCATTATTAATATATGCATTTAATATTTCTCCTCTATCAATCTTTGTTGTTATAAATTTAACTCCAAACATTTGTGCAATTTCACCCATAGCATTAGATGATTTTATAGGTACAACTAGAGTTTTGAATTTACCCATTTTTAACATAACAAAAGATTTCAAAATCTTGTATCTTTCATCTTTTATAACATTTCCTTTTTCATCAATTATTATAGCATTTTCTCCCTGGTCATCTATATAAACACCCATATCAAGTGCATTTTTAAGTACAAACTTCTTCATTTCCTGCAAATCATATTTTTTATTATATATAATAGTTTTTACATGAATTTTTTCTGATATTTTTTTTATTATATTTATAATATTTTTATTTCTACAGCTAATTATTATACTATAGTTTTGCTTTGCTATATTTTCTACGTCTAATCTATCTAGTATATTAATTATATAGTTACTGTATATTTGTTCTTCACAATACTTTACTTTTTTTATTTTATAAGCAGTTACTCTTCTAAAATTTTCTCTATTAAAATTGCTCTCTATTTTTCTCTTTAGATTTTTATTAATTTCTAACCCTCTTTTGTCTAAAAAGATTATACTTACCTTTTCTGGATTATCTTTATCTATATTTATTTTTATGGCTCCATCGGCTTTTAAATCAACAACCGCATGTCTTATAATATTGTTTGGCATAACATTTAAATCATATACTTTTACTCCCATTGATAAAAGCCCTGTAATTACAGAATATTTAAACATATTAGAGGAAGCAGTATTATCATTACAACCAACAACTATTTTTTTATTTTTACTTAGAACAGATGCAGCAATTGATGATAGCTTGGACACAAGTTCAGGCGTTATATCAACATTTATTATTCCAGTTACACCATTCCTATTAAAAATAGTTTTTGAATATTTATTACCCCACTTATAGTTAGAACTTAATATGGAACCTGGATTTATTAATTTGTTTGGCCATATTTTTACCCTAGGCTTTACTATAACCTTATCTTCTATTAATGTATTGTCTCCTACTACTGCATTTTCAAATATAGATGTTTTATATTTTACTTTTACATTCTTCCCCAACATGCCACCCCTTATTTGACATCCATTTCCTATATAACAATTAGTAAAAGTTATACTTCTTTTTATAGTAGCATTAGAACATACTATGTTATTACTTCCTAAGATAGTGTTAGGACCTACTTCAGCATAAGAATGTATACTTGTATTATCTCCTATAAATACTGGTGGTATTATTTTTGCTTTAGGACTGATTTCACAATTACGCCCAATCCATATGTTTTGTTCCCTTTCCTTGCCATCTAATTTTACTTTTATAATGCCATTTAACAAATCTAAATTACATTTATGATATTCATTAAAGTCTCCTATATCACACCAATATTCACTTATGGTATAGGAAAATATTCTTTTATTTTTTATTAATAAAAGAGGAAATAAATCTTTACTAAAATCAAATTGTTTATTTTTATCATAATATTTTAATACATCTGGCTCTAACACGTATACCCCTGTATTAACTTTATCACTGAACACTTCACTCCAGCCAGGCTTTTCTAAAAACTTTATAATTCTTCCTTCATTATCAGTAATAACAACTCCATATTCTAAAGGGGTATTAACCTTTTTAGTAACAATTGTTACCTGTGCATTTTTACTTTTATGATACTTTACTACTTTTCTTAAATCTAAATTGATAAGTGCATCTCCACTGATTACAATAAAAGTATCATCGAGAAATTCCTCTGCATTTTTTACACTTCCTCCAGTTCCAAGAGGCATATCTTCTATAAAATATTTTATATTGACTCCAAATCTACTTCCATCTTGAAAATAGCTCATTATTTCATCTGCTAAATATTGAAGAGTTATAGCTATATCCTTAATTCCACTGTTCTTTAATAGCTCTATTATATATTGTATAGCAGGTTTATTTACAATTGGCATCATAGGTTTTGGTATATTACAAGTTAGAGGTCTTAATCTATTTCCTAGCCCTCCAGCCATAATTACTGCTTTCATAAGCTCACCTCTTATAATACTTTTTTATTTTCCCATTCTGTTCCTTTCACCTCATCTAAAATAGACTGGTACATATTAACTGTAGTCAATGCAATATTTATCCAAGAATAATTTTCAACAACACTGCTAAATCCTTTTTCTCTTAGCTTCTCTGCAAGTCTATTATCACTTAAAACCTCTAGTATATTATCTTTTAAACTAGAAGATGAGCCACATATAAATTTCATGCCATTTACTTTATGATTTATTATTTCTGAAAATCCACCAATATCAGATACAATTACAGGACATTTTGCAGCCATAGCCTCTAGTGCAACTATTCCAAAAGGTTCATATAAGGATGGAAAAACCGCAATATCAGCTACACTATATAATTTCTTTTTCTCATTATCGCTTATATATCCCGTGAAAATTACCTTGTTAGAATGTCCACTATTTTTTACTTTTTCCTTTAGTTCCTCTGTCATAGGTCCCATGCCACATATAATAAATTTTGTATTTTTATGTTCTTTGATTATATCTGGAATAGCATCTACAAGAAGTTGGATTCCTTTTTCAAACACATGCCTTCCAACATATAAAATAATTTTTTCATCTTTATTTGCATATTTTCTCTTAAAGTTCTCTTTATTAAAACTTCTTTGAAATTCATTTACTTCAACTCCATTAGGTATCACCCATATTTTTTCTAATGGTGCTGAAAATAATCTACTTATCTCATCTCTCATATAGTTACTACAGGCAACTGTTTTCCATGATTCATAAACTATACTCCATTCTACAGATGATATATAGCTTTGCATTTCAGTTCTTATTCCATTATTTCTTCCATACTCTGTAGCATGTATTGTAGACACAACTGGAATATTGTACGCCCACTTTAATGTCTTTGTACTATAAGCTGAAAGCCAATCATGAGCATGTATTATGTCCACTTTTCCAATTTCTCTTATAAGTCTTATAGCTTCTTCTATCATTGCAAAATTAAGTTGCATAACCCACTTTACAAAATCATTTGTCTTAAATTTATACGGCTCAATTCTATGAACAAAAACACCATTTTTCTTTTCTTTGATTGGCGCTGTTCCTTCTTGACAAGTAATTACATGAACCTCATGTCCTATCCTTGCTAAATTTTTAGATAAATGATATACATGATTCGATAGTCCCCCTACATTTTTAGGAGGATACTCCCAAGATAGCATTAATATTTTCATATTTGTACGCTCCTTTAAATCCATATCCAATATCTTAATTATACTTTAGATAAATTTATTTTCAACCAAATTATGTAAAATCATATAATAAAAGACTTCTCATAAATTTATATTTATAAGAAGTCTTTTATCTAACTTTTATTCTTATTATTCTTTATTTTTTTTATTTTTACTTAATAAATCCCCTATAGCAGCTATACTTCCTAAAGATGATAATGTTTCATTAGGTAATATAAGCTTATTAGCTGGACTACTTGCCATTTCCTTTAGCGCCTCTACTTGTTTTAGTGCTATTACAGTTTCATTTGTTCCAGATTCTATTATAGCTTTATTTACTTGTTGTATAGCATCAGCTTCTGCCTTAGCAACAATTTCAATTGCCTTAGCTTTACCTTCAGCTTCTAAAAGTTGAGATTCTCTTAATCCTTCTGCGTGTCTTATATTAGCTTCTTTTTCAGCTTCTGCTTGAAGTATCTTTGATCTCTTTTCACCTTCTGCTCTTTCAATTTCACTTTGTCTTAAACCTTCTGCTTGTAATATTACAGCTCTTTTGTCTCTTTCTGCTTTCATTTGTTTTTCCATTGCTGCTTGAATTTCATTAGGTGGAATTATGTTTTTAATTTCAACTGATAAAATTTTTATTCCATAAGCATCTGTTATTTCATCAATTATTTCAAGTAATTTTGAGTTTATTCTATCTCTACCTGATAAAACTTCATCTAAAGACATTTCACCAACAATATTTCTCATGTTTGTAATAGTTGAATAAACTATACCTGATTTATAATCTTCTATATTGTAAACAGCATCCTTTGAGTTTAAGACCTTATAGAATATAACATTGTCTATAGATATTTTAACATTATCCTTTGTAATAACATTTTGAGGTTGGATATCTAATATTTGTTGCTTTGTAGATATTTTACGTCTTACAAAATCAACAAACGGAATTATAAAATGCCAACCTGGTTCAAGAGTTCTGTGATATTGACCAAATCTTTCAACTACATATAAGTAACCTGTATTAACTATTTTAATTGAGGTAACTATTGCAGCTAATACTATCACAAGTAAAATTATAAATACTATGAACATATATTTTTCCCCTTTCCTTATATCTTTTATATTTTATTAAATTTTCTTTATTAAAAGCTTATTTCCTTCTATACCTACTATTTTTACCGTGCTTCCCTTTTCTATTTTCCCCTGAACACTTTTTACAGTCCAGTATATTCCATTATACTTTATAATGGCTTTACTTTCTACATCTCTTTTTATAATAAATTCATCCCCAATATATTCTTCTTCCATAGTAGAAGTTGTAGGAACTGTCTTTTTTATAGTTCTTTTTATTATAGGATAACATATAACCATAAGTACAATACTAGTTATAATAAACGTTATAATTTGAATAGTAAATGAAAAATTCATTAGACTTAAAATACTAGCGATAACACCTCCAATAGTAAACCATACAAATAAAAAGCTACTAGTAGAAATATCTATTATCAAAGATAGTATAGCTATTATTATCCAAAGTATTATTTGAAATCTCATAATCCGCCCCCTAACTTTTACATTATTATTAATACTTATTATATAGTAACATTAAAAATAAATCATTAAATATTCTTTATACTTTCTTTATAACTTCTTTCTAATTAATTAATTGACAGATAAGTCTTTAAGGGTATAAAGTTTAATAAGAAACTTTAATAATTATAAATAAACGAAAAAATTATTACTATTATATAAATTAAAATATGGAGTGTGAGTTATATGAACTTTATTAGAGTTGCATCTGCATGTCCTGTAGTCAATGTTGGAGATATAAAATTTAACGTTGAAAATATAAAGAACTGTATAGATTTAGCTTTAAAAGAAAATTCTAAACTAGTTATTTTACCTGAGCTTTCTATAACAGCTTATACTTGTGCAGATTTATTTTTAAATCAAACATTAATTGAAAAATCTATGGAGGGAATTAAGGATATCTGTGATTTTTCTTTAGATAAAGATATTTTAATAGCTGTTGGGGCACCACTACTATTTAATTACTCTCTATATAATTGTGCATACATAATTTATAATGGAAAAATTCTTGGAATTGTACCTAAGAATTATTTACCTAACTACTCTGAATTCTATGAAAAACGTTGGTTTACAGAAGGTCACGACATAATTTCCGAAAAAGTTAATTTACCATTTCAAAATGATGTACCTTTTGGAATAAATCTTTTATTTACTAGTGGCAACTTTAAATTTGGATTTGAAATATGCGAAGACCTTTGGACAGTTATTCCTCCTAGTTCTTATCTTGCTTTAATGGGCGCTAACATAATAGGAAACCTTTCTGCATCAAATGAATTGGTTTCAAAAGCTGACTATAGAAAATTTGTAGTATCTTCTCAAAGTGCTAGATGTATGTCATCTTATGTTTATGCATCTTCTGGGGTTTTTGAATCTACTACTGATGTAGTCTTTAGTGGTCACTTAATGATTGCAGAAAATGGAAGAATTCTAAAATCAAATAATAGATTCCAAAGAGAAAATGAAGTTATAACTTCAATAATAGATGTTGATAAAATAAATAACATGCGTATGAAAAATCTAAGCTTTAGAGATAGCAAAAGAGCATGTCACATTAAGCCTTTAGAAATCTCATTTAACTTTAAAGATACTAACATATGTAACTTTGATAGAAAAATAAATAAACATCCTTTTGTACCATCAAATGAACATGAAAGAGAAGTACGTTCAAAAGAAATATTTAATATACAATCAGCTGGTCTTGCTAAACGTTTAAATCATACTGGTCTTAAAAAAGTTATAGTTGGCATCTCAGGTGGACTTGACTCTACCCTTGCATTGCTTGTAGCCGTTAATACTTTTGACTTATTAAAACTACCAAGGAAAAATATAATTACTATAACTATGCCAGGTTTCGGAACTACTGATAGAACATATAATAATGCAGTTGACTTATGTAAAAAGCTTGGAACTGACTTTAGAGAAATCAATATAGTTGATTCTTGTCTTCAACACTTTAAGGATATAGGTCATCCAGCAGAAATTCATGATGTAACATACGAAAATGTTCAAGCAAGAGAAAGAACTCAAATTCTTATGGACCTTGCAAATAAAGAAGCTGCTCTTTTAGTAGGTACAGGTGATTTATCTGAAATTGCTTTAGGTTGGGCAACTTATAATGGAGATCATATGTCTATGTACTCTGTAAACTGCTCTATTCCTAAGACTTTAGTTAGATACCTAGTTAAGTTCTCAGCTGAACATAACTCTGAAAAAGATATTTCAGATATATTAATTGATATACTAGATACACCAGTAAGTCCTGAACTTTTACCTAAAGATAAAGATGGAAAAATAGCTCAAAAGACTGAAGATATAGTGGGACCTTATGAATTACACGATTTCTTCTTATACTACTTCATGAGACAAAACGCCACTTTTGAAAAAATACTATACCTTGCAAAAGAAGCATTTAAAGATGATTATGATGAAGAAACTATTAAAAAATGGCTTGATAAATTCATGAGAAGATTCTTTACACAACAATTTAAACGTTCCGCAATTCCAGACGGTCCAAAGGTTGGTACTATAAGTCTTTCTCCAAGAGGAGATTTAAAAATGCCATCAGATGCTAGTTATAACATTTGGGTTGATAACAAATAAAAATAAGGAACTAGTTTTTAGGTACCAGATAAAATCTTTATCTGGTACCTTTTTTCTAATCCCTTTTATTTATAAATATCAACAACAAGTCCTGTAATATCATCTATTGTACTCGCTATACTTAAATTATCTTTTTCTTCACTTAAAAGAAGTTGTGTTAGTTCCTCTAATTTTTCATCTATAGTATCTACAGTGATAAAATATTGAGTTTGCCAAAAACTTATATCCTTTTTAACTCCGTACATGTAACTTAATACCGATTCTAAATATTCTCTTATCATTCTCTTATAAGCTGCAACATCACCATAACACTTAGTAATTGCAAGTCTATTACCCTTTTTCCTTATATCATCTAGCATCTTTTTTAATTGCTCTTGTGATTTTCTTTGATGAGCAAAACTAAAACTTTGAGAAAACCCTTTTCTATTAGCTACTTTTTTGCTTTCCGTATTAATTTGCGTACTTCTACCCACTCTAGATATTTCCATTAATTTCACCACCATATGTATTATTTATCAATATTTATATTATACAGTAAATTTATATCAAAACAACTACTACAGCTTTAAACAAATAATATTATGCTTTATAAAGAATAATATAATTATAAACAATGTAAAATACTATAATGGAGGTGAATAAATTCATGTATTTTAATAAAAATATTGAAGAAACTTTAAAAGAATTAAACACTAATATGGATACTGGCCTTACATCTGATGAAGTAAAAAATCGTCAAGAAAAGTATGGACTAAATAAACTTGCCACTGAAAAAAAAGCTACAATATTTAAACTTATTTTATCTCAACTAAATGACGCCATGATTTATATACTTATTGGAGCTGCAATCCTTTCAGCTATTGTAGGTGAAATAAGCGATTCCATTATAATCGCTATAGTAATAATATTAAACGCTGTAATTGGTGTTATACAAGAATCTAAAGCTGAAAAATCCCTAGAAGCACTAAAAAGTCTTTCTACTCCTAAAGCTATTGTAAAAAGAGATGGTATTCTTAAAGAAATTCCCTCTGAAGAAATAGTACCTGGAGATATTATAATCATAGATGCTGGCAGATATATTCCATGTGATATACGTCTTATTGAAACTGCCAATCTTCAAATAGAAGAATCCGCACTAACTGGAGAATCTGTTCCCGTGAGCAAAGATGCAACTATTACCTTAGAAAATGAAGATACACCACTTGGAGATAAAAAAAATATGGCGTTTATGTCTACACTAGCAAGCTATGGAAGAGGTGTAGGTATAGCTGTAGCTACTGGAATGGATACTGAAATAGGAAAAATTGCTTCACTTCTTAAAAATAATGAGAAAGAACTTACGCCACTTCAAAAGAAACTAGAATCTCTTGGTAAAACTCTAGGAATTGCTGCCGTTTTAATAGCTATTCTTATATTCATAATAGGATATTTTCAAAAGAGAGAACTTCTTGAATTATTCTTAACAGCTATAAGCCTTGCTGTTGCAGCTATCCCTGAAGGACTTCCTGCTATTGTAACCATAGTCCTTGCAATTGGCGTTCAAAAAATGATAAAGAAAAATGCTATAATAAGAAAACTTCCTGCTGTGGAAACTTTAGGTTCTGTAAATATAGTGTGTTCAGATAAAACAGGTACCCTTACTCAAAATAAAATGACAGTAACAAAATTTTTTATTAACGATACTCTAAGAGATATAGAAAACTTAAATATAGATGAAAGTGAAAATAAATTGCTTATTGAAAACTTGGTTTTATGTAATGATGCAACGTATTCTGAAAAAGCATCTACAGGAGATCCAACAGAAATTGCACTTATAAATATGGGTGTTAACTACAATATATTTAAAGACGAACTTCAAAATAAACATAAAAGAATAGATGAAATTCCATTTGACTCAGATAGAAAACTTATGACAACTGTAAATGAATACGATAATGAACTTTATGTTATGACTAAAGGTGCCATAGATAGCTTACTTAAAATATGTAACAAAGCTCTAATAAATGGAAACACAGTGGACTTAACAGAAGATATTAAATCTAAAATAATGGAAGCATCAAAATCTATGTCTAGTGAAGCACTAAGAGTACTTGGTGCAGCTTACAAGAAAATAAGTAATTCACACATAGAAATAGATAATCTAGAAACCGACTTAACATTTATAGGACTTGTGGGCATGATTGACCCTCCTAGACTTGAAGTTAAAGATGCAATAGAATTAAATAAAAAAGCTGGAATTTCAACAGTTATGATAACTGGCGATCATAGTGATACTGCCTTTGCAATTGCTAAAGCATTAAATATAGCAGATGATCCATCAATGGTAATGTCAGGTTCTGAACTGGATAAATTATCTGAAGAAGAACTAAGTTCTAGAATAGACAATTTAAGAGTTTTTGCTAGAGTTTCTCCAGAACATAAAGTAAAAATAGTAAACGCACTTAAAGCCAAAGGAAATATAGTATCAATGACTGGTGACGGTGTAAATGATGCTCCTTCCCTAAAAATAGCAGATATAGGAGTAGCTATGGGTATTACTGGTACAGATGTTGCAAAAGGTGCATCTGATATGATACTTACTGATGATAACTTTTCTACCATAGTATCAGCTATTGAAGAAGGTAGAAATATCTATAATAATATAAAAAAATCTATACTATTTTTATTATCCTGTAATAGTGGTGAAATCGTGGCTATATTTTTATCTATCCTCTTAGGATGGAAATCTCCACTAAGATCAGTGCATATACTTTGGATAAACTTAATTACAGATTCACTTCCTGCACTAGCATTAGGTGTTGACCCTAAAGATGAAGATGTTATGAATCAAAAACCAAGAAGTCCTAAAGAAAGTATATTTACTGGAATACTTGGAAATCTAATTTTTAATGGTATATTAATTGGTGCTTTAACACTAATTGCTTTTCAAATAGGACTCCATAGATATTCAAACTCATTAATGCATGCGCAAACCATGGCATTTATGGTAATGAGTATCTCAGAATTAATACACGCATTAAATGTTAGAAGCACAAAAAAATCTATATTTAAAATAGGTTTATTCTCAAATAAACCATTAATATTATCCATAATTTTCGGTATAGTAATTCAAACAATTTTATTATTTATTCCTTTCCTTCGCAATGCATTTAAAGTATATAAATTAAATGTCTACGATTGGACTTGGGTTATTATTTTAAGTCTATGCCCACTTGTATTTAATGAGCTAATAAAACTATTTAAATCTTCTAAGAAATAAGTAAAGAGCTGTCACACAAAAGATTAGTGCGACAGCTCTTTACTTATAATTATATTAACAAATTTAATATTCATCAGATGTACTGCCATTTTCATAAAGCTTACATTTGAAATAGACTTCTTCAATTTTTCTATTCCATAGGATAATATATATTTGCTACATAATTTTTATTTTCTTATTCCTAAATATGAATAACACTCATACCATTTACTTTAAAACTATCCAAATCATCAGTTTCACTCCTTAAATATAAATTAAAATATTTCAACATCTTCTCCTAAATATTTCAAACCTTTTTTTAATGATTTTATTATTTCTTTCCTACTCTCTTACTTTAAGCTCATTGCTTCATTTTTCTTCATATTTTGAGTAACGCCTAATACCTTTTTTGTACTCATACATTCTTCATAAAATAAAAACTAAAAGTTTTATATTACATATCCACTATAAATCTAAGCTAATACAATCACCTTCATCAAACCCTATCACTATTTTTTTAATATTGATTTCATTAAATAATCCATATGTAGATTTTGAAATTTCTTTTATTATTAAAACAGCATATCCTAAATAAATTATATATTCGCCTATTTGTTTTATATCATTATCACTTTTCTTTAGTATTTTAGAAGCTTTATACAAGATCTCAGAATTAGCGTACATATCATCTGGCTCATATTCTAACTCCATTCTCCTCATATTTATCCACATCATATTTTAAAATATAATACTGCTTTATTTTTTCAAATTCCTCCAAGAATATTGTAACATCCCCCCTTGCTATTTCATCATATTCTTTAATTGACTTTAACATTAGTTCATGATAATTATTACAATGTCTACTAAGCTATCTGAAAAAATGTTTAATCCATTAGCCTCTATTAAAAAGTATCTGAATTCTATTGGAAATTCAGTTTGTATCATTTTTTCTAATTATTCTATTTCACTTTTTATCAACGGAACATAAATTTCATGAAGTAGGAAAAATTTTTGAATTTCTTGTTGTATCTAAGTCTCTAGTAATTTTCTAATTCTAGCATAATATCATTTATCAGATTATCTGCTGTTCTATATACAGAATCTTTATTGTTCCAGAATATAGAGGTACTTTGTTTGTCTTTTTTCATTTCTGGAATCCATTCTTCAATAAATTCATATAAATCAATACTTTTTGCTATAGTTTCTTTCCATTCATTTCTTGCACAATATTCCGCAAATTCTTTCTTAGGCCATAGTGGAATTAAAACTCTTTTATTTTCATCTATAGTCGTTACCCATCCATTATCATATAATCCCCATATTTCTTCATAGTCAACTATCTTTTTAATAAAGTACTCATATCTTATTTCTGCTGATACCTTTAAAACTGCTTCAAATTCTTTTTTATTCATCTCTATCTTACCTCCTTAGTTTTCCATACTTATCAATTCTATGTTGAATTCTATGATTTCTAATAACTTGTAAATCACTATATGCATAGCCATACCCTTTTCTCGCTTCAAATCCTCTTCTATGCGCTAATTCATATCCTTTTGGAACTCTTATAGTTCTTCTTCTACCTTTTTTAATTAGGTTTATATCTCTTTTCAATTCACCTCTTAAACTTCTTGATAACTTTAAATCTTTTACTAATTCTTTTAGTCTAGCCTGTTTACCTTTACGTCCTATCTTGGCCATACATGAATTATGCACCAAGACATTTCTATCTGAT
This Clostridium novyi NT DNA region includes the following protein-coding sequences:
- a CDS encoding ketoacyl-ACP synthase III, which codes for MFNNVHIVGVGSYHPKRILKNEYFVEHFKNFDIENKAKGLMDKLGREKLTLAEENENAITMSVKAAEEALKKANLSSEDIDMIISASDTPEYLTPCCALIIRNRLNAHRAKAVFDVNCDCIGMLHAIDIGTKFLKTDKNYKRVLVVGSLLISPFAREDDIVVYSTIGDGASAIILESREEERECGFLGSRAFTDDSYNENIRFPACGLSNIPKEGISEYERKMSWKPFSVDFLSKNWTILIKKLLKDNGLKPTDVEHYFMSQFSREELETTMRKLHVDLDKAIFIANKYGYTGPTSPIMALDDKLQEGPFKEGDICIFCSVAGGYSMSALLYKW
- a CDS encoding glycosyltransferase family 4 protein: MKILMLSWEYPPKNVGGLSNHVYHLSKNLARIGHEVHVITCQEGTAPIKEKKNGVFVHRIEPYKFKTNDFVKWVMQLNFAMIEEAIRLIREIGKVDIIHAHDWLSAYSTKTLKWAYNIPVVSTIHATEYGRNNGIRTEMQSYISSVEWSIVYESWKTVACSNYMRDEISRLFSAPLEKIWVIPNGVEVNEFQRSFNKENFKRKYANKDEKIILYVGRHVFEKGIQLLVDAIPDIIKEHKNTKFIICGMGPMTEELKEKVKNSGHSNKVIFTGYISDNEKKKLYSVADIAVFPSLYEPFGIVALEAMAAKCPVIVSDIGGFSEIINHKVNGMKFICGSSSSLKDNILEVLSDNRLAEKLREKGFSSVVENYSWINIALTTVNMYQSILDEVKGTEWENKKVL
- a CDS encoding SPFH domain-containing protein, with the protein product MFIVFIILLVIVLAAIVTSIKIVNTGYLYVVERFGQYHRTLEPGWHFIIPFVDFVRRKISTKQQILDIQPQNVITKDNVKISIDNVIFYKVLNSKDAVYNIEDYKSGIVYSTITNMRNIVGEMSLDEVLSGRDRINSKLLEIIDEITDAYGIKILSVEIKNIIPPNEIQAAMEKQMKAERDKRAVILQAEGLRQSEIERAEGEKRSKILQAEAEKEANIRHAEGLRESQLLEAEGKAKAIEIVAKAEADAIQQVNKAIIESGTNETVIALKQVEALKEMASSPANKLILPNETLSSLGSIAAIGDLLSKNKKNKE
- a CDS encoding sugar phosphate nucleotidyltransferase, translated to MKAVIMAGGLGNRLRPLTCNIPKPMMPIVNKPAIQYIIELLKNSGIKDIAITLQYLADEIMSYFQDGSRFGVNIKYFIEDMPLGTGGSVKNAEEFLDDTFIVISGDALINLDLRKVVKYHKSKNAQVTIVTKKVNTPLEYGVVITDNEGRIIKFLEKPGWSEVFSDKVNTGVYVLEPDVLKYYDKNKQFDFSKDLFPLLLIKNKRIFSYTISEYWCDIGDFNEYHKCNLDLLNGIIKVKLDGKEREQNIWIGRNCEISPKAKIIPPVFIGDNTSIHSYAEVGPNTILGSNNIVCSNATIKRSITFTNCYIGNGCQIRGGMLGKNVKVKYKTSIFENAVVGDNTLIEDKVIVKPRVKIWPNKLINPGSILSSNYKWGNKYSKTIFNRNGVTGIINVDITPELVSKLSSIAASVLSKNKKIVVGCNDNTASSNMFKYSVITGLLSMGVKVYDLNVMPNNIIRHAVVDLKADGAIKINIDKDNPEKVSIIFLDKRGLEINKNLKRKIESNFNRENFRRVTAYKIKKVKYCEEQIYSNYIINILDRLDVENIAKQNYSIIISCRNKNIINIIKKISEKIHVKTIIYNKKYDLQEMKKFVLKNALDMGVYIDDQGENAIIIDEKGNVIKDERYKILKSFVMLKMGKFKTLVVPIKSSNAMGEIAQMFGVKFITTKIDRGEILNAYINNEKDLSILEVINEYLLTLDAMATIIFTLNLMAIYKIKLSKIIKVLPKYYNHKKQIYCPWNKKAEVMRKLVEKTKSNVMDIVEGIKIKYKDYWILILPDSSEPLFKIYIESMSKIESKKIHYHLKEKVEEILKEDK
- a CDS encoding NfeD family protein, with protein sequence MRFQIILWIIIAILSLIIDISTSSFLFVWFTIGGVIASILSLMNFSFTIQIITFIITSIVLMVICYPIIKRTIKKTVPTTSTMEEEYIGDEFIIKRDVESKAIIKYNGIYWTVKSVQGKIEKGSTVKIVGIEGNKLLIKKI